One genomic region from Listeria monocytogenes encodes:
- a CDS encoding TIM-barrel domain-containing protein — translation MSKFTKLMQGYLHLIEGKNEKIKLILVETKPDFQVDSVLETATWLWLGSKINHYDRAEVEPVITFLVENWNRPEKSVGSSAENDIYLATISSVYAALLDVKNTFPKPELQQTITTIRDYCFDNLLKGDSVLTGFNTRKVSTDQLLSVLPFGLFSPEDLVMVAAVGKMEQQLVQDDGVLPYSGAPKVSSFATALLALYFLEKSDQDKALHYLNMAMKMEDNDKLGMIFIAINQAFRAMESEVAAHILHDPFGHENRYEQQLTERTPHYPETEMHFSAACEVISDVEAMQVELVLKEKDWTILCEKKEKNDVQIWEALVPPLEEVGEYTYYFQATLKDQTILTSEDYIVEPIWKHWSEEAAICETNKGLMVLFKENPSSVIPVEFTVQSDELVVGLKPSFKASNIKTKTSGQLKKGDIEIVISNNPVRMEVHFKNKLVLESHKIYPALQWYTDKTGTINKVKLHLDAPKEEEYYGFGERYNALGQRGNVLDCFVYNQYRDQGTRTYIPMPFYHTNRDYSVFVDTARYTSFDLGSQLADKHTITVEINGCDTDICLLMGDIRSAVASYMKKTGKPAMVPVWALGPWMSSNNWDRESVVRTEVETTQELQIPSTVVVLEQWSDEATYYMFNDAEYDEKAPSEAYSYDEIRFPSWGRWPDPKGMVDYIHDNKMKLILWQIPIQKYLNRQQHPLKDREEAYMIEKGYVVKNPDGSPYRIPENWFTESLIMDFSNEEGKKWWFDKRQYLIDIGVDGFKTDGGEFVFGEGLQFADGRRGDEMRNLYPNDYVEAYYQFAQQNDGMTFSRAGYTGAQNFPAHWAGDERSTFDAFRRSLIAGLSAGFSGIPFWSFDFAGFNGDIPTAELFIRSAEMATFCPIMQYHAESKAEFNQDRTPWNIASRTGDDSVIPIYRHFANVRMNILPYIYNESLKCVETGLPMMRALLLDYKEDPRVSDMYDQYLFGEAMLIAPVIEDGVRSREVYLPEGTWYDFWNGTKVSGPTLRKCKADKEEIPVFVRGGKAVLCNVDATLKLGSWVGNTVEEYDTPLLKVYLDGDFTEEITDHLFGKWLVKVTENADEVIVSVQTNTASYEVEVIGTTKKVQIKKGR, via the coding sequence ATGTCTAAATTCACAAAATTAATGCAGGGTTACTTGCATTTAATAGAAGGAAAAAACGAAAAAATCAAACTAATTTTGGTGGAAACAAAGCCCGATTTTCAAGTGGACTCCGTTCTTGAAACCGCAACATGGCTATGGCTCGGAAGTAAAATAAACCATTATGATAGAGCAGAAGTAGAGCCAGTTATTACTTTTTTAGTGGAAAACTGGAACCGTCCAGAAAAATCTGTTGGGAGTTCTGCGGAGAACGACATTTATTTAGCAACGATTTCAAGTGTATATGCTGCTTTACTAGATGTGAAAAACACGTTCCCAAAGCCAGAATTACAACAAACAATTACAACCATTCGCGACTATTGTTTTGATAATTTACTAAAAGGCGATAGCGTCCTTACTGGTTTTAACACGCGAAAAGTGTCAACTGACCAATTATTATCGGTCCTTCCATTTGGGCTTTTCTCACCAGAAGATCTTGTTATGGTAGCGGCAGTTGGTAAAATGGAGCAGCAATTAGTGCAAGATGACGGCGTTTTGCCATATTCAGGCGCACCAAAAGTTAGCTCATTCGCGACGGCGTTATTGGCCCTTTACTTCTTGGAAAAAAGCGACCAAGACAAAGCGCTACATTATTTAAATATGGCGATGAAAATGGAGGATAATGACAAATTAGGCATGATTTTTATCGCAATTAATCAAGCTTTCCGTGCGATGGAAAGTGAAGTAGCAGCACATATTTTACATGATCCTTTTGGACATGAGAATCGTTACGAGCAGCAATTAACCGAACGTACACCGCATTATCCAGAAACAGAAATGCATTTTTCGGCTGCGTGTGAAGTTATTTCCGATGTAGAAGCTATGCAAGTAGAGCTTGTCTTAAAAGAAAAAGACTGGACCATTTTATGTGAGAAAAAGGAAAAAAATGACGTGCAAATCTGGGAAGCACTTGTGCCGCCGCTAGAAGAAGTTGGCGAGTATACGTACTATTTCCAAGCGACTTTAAAAGATCAAACCATTTTGACCTCGGAGGATTATATTGTCGAACCAATCTGGAAACATTGGTCAGAAGAAGCGGCAATTTGCGAAACGAACAAAGGCTTAATGGTGTTATTTAAAGAAAATCCCTCGAGCGTTATCCCAGTTGAATTTACTGTGCAATCGGATGAACTTGTAGTAGGACTGAAACCGTCATTTAAGGCGAGTAATATAAAAACAAAAACATCCGGTCAACTGAAAAAAGGCGATATAGAGATTGTTATTTCCAATAATCCGGTTCGCATGGAAGTGCATTTTAAAAATAAATTAGTCTTAGAGTCCCATAAAATTTACCCAGCATTGCAGTGGTATACAGATAAAACTGGCACAATCAACAAAGTTAAACTACATTTAGATGCGCCGAAAGAAGAAGAGTATTACGGTTTCGGCGAACGATACAATGCGCTAGGTCAACGCGGGAATGTGCTTGATTGTTTTGTCTATAATCAATATCGTGATCAAGGAACGAGAACATATATCCCAATGCCGTTTTACCATACAAACCGAGATTATAGTGTGTTCGTTGATACTGCGCGCTATACAAGTTTCGATTTGGGGAGCCAACTAGCTGATAAACATACCATTACAGTCGAAATAAATGGCTGCGATACAGATATCTGTCTTTTAATGGGAGATATTCGTAGTGCGGTTGCTAGCTATATGAAAAAAACTGGGAAACCGGCGATGGTACCAGTTTGGGCGCTTGGACCGTGGATGTCTAGTAACAACTGGGACCGTGAATCTGTCGTTCGAACGGAAGTGGAAACGACGCAAGAATTGCAAATCCCATCAACCGTTGTCGTGCTAGAACAATGGAGCGATGAAGCGACCTATTATATGTTCAATGACGCCGAATATGACGAAAAAGCACCATCCGAAGCATATTCCTACGATGAAATTAGATTCCCTTCATGGGGCAGATGGCCAGATCCAAAAGGAATGGTTGACTACATTCATGACAATAAAATGAAATTAATTCTTTGGCAAATCCCGATTCAAAAATACTTAAATCGTCAACAACATCCACTAAAAGACCGCGAAGAAGCCTATATGATTGAAAAAGGCTACGTAGTGAAAAATCCAGATGGCTCACCGTACCGCATTCCAGAAAACTGGTTCACAGAAAGCTTAATTATGGATTTCTCCAACGAAGAAGGTAAAAAATGGTGGTTTGATAAACGACAATACTTGATTGATATTGGCGTCGATGGTTTTAAAACAGATGGCGGCGAATTCGTCTTTGGTGAAGGTTTGCAATTTGCTGATGGTAGACGTGGTGATGAAATGCGTAATCTTTATCCGAATGATTACGTGGAAGCTTACTACCAATTTGCTCAACAAAATGATGGGATGACGTTTAGCCGTGCGGGTTATACTGGCGCGCAAAATTTCCCGGCACACTGGGCTGGTGACGAACGTTCCACTTTTGATGCGTTTAGAAGATCGCTTATTGCTGGCCTATCAGCTGGATTTTCCGGAATTCCGTTTTGGAGCTTTGATTTTGCGGGCTTTAACGGTGACATTCCAACGGCCGAGCTATTCATTCGTTCTGCTGAAATGGCTACTTTCTGCCCAATTATGCAGTATCATGCTGAAAGTAAAGCGGAATTTAATCAAGACCGGACACCGTGGAACATTGCTTCACGGACTGGTGACGACTCGGTTATCCCTATTTATCGCCATTTCGCGAATGTTAGAATGAATATTTTACCTTATATTTATAACGAATCATTAAAATGTGTTGAAACTGGCTTGCCGATGATGCGTGCGCTTTTGTTGGATTATAAAGAAGATCCACGTGTTTCTGATATGTATGACCAATACTTATTCGGGGAAGCGATGCTGATTGCACCAGTAATTGAAGACGGCGTGCGCTCGAGAGAAGTTTATCTGCCAGAAGGAACTTGGTATGATTTCTGGAATGGAACAAAAGTGAGCGGACCAACTTTACGCAAATGTAAAGCTGATAAAGAAGAAATTCCAGTTTTCGTCCGTGGTGGAAAAGCAGTACTATGTAATGTAGACGCTACGTTGAAACTTGGCTCATGGGTTGGAAATACCGTTGAAGAGTACGATACTCCACTACTAAAAGTCTATTTAGACGGAGATTTCACAGAAGAAATTACCGATCATTTATTCGGAAAATGGCTAGTGAAAGTAACCGAGAATGCGGATGAAGTAATCGTTTCTGTTCAAACAAATACGGCTTCCTATGAAGTTGAAGTAATCGGCACAACCAAAAAAGTACAAATAAAGAAAGGAAGATAA
- a CDS encoding glycoside hydrolase family 31 protein, producing MDASTSFAILPSNVKQKTAFERKVNQVKAASWANNCLTGTLDIGQFSCYFVNEKIARVTVNPFGDVDLTPSIAAIHDNEKQAAKFTETNDCYELHFADKEIIVCKNPFQIIMKQAGKRIFQTEGLAINRDKEHQISIQSEPGTAIFGLGEKTGALNKAGSIISMWNTDVYSPHNKDTVELYQSIPFMIADTAKTTYGLFYDNSHRTEFDFQSFEEMYTVLAEGGQANLYIIFGEDVKEVVANYTDLTGKTPLPPKWSLGYHQSRYSYTSEEEVERIANTFKEKEIPLDCVFMDIHYMDDFRVFTFNPDTFPNGPELIARLREQNIDVVPIVDPGIKKDVDYSVYQEGIKNNYFCTKLEGSIYYGDVWPGVSAFPDFLSTTVQHWWGSLHKFYTDLGIRGIWNDMNEPSVFNESKTMDLDVVHNLDGKNVTHKEAHNLYGLYMSKATFEGLKRLVPNERPFSLTRAGYAGVQRYSAVWTGDNRSHWEHLEMSLPMIMNLGLSGVAFTGADVGGFSSDCTKEMLIRWTQAGAFLPYFRNHCVQDSIYQEPWAFGADAEKIVKQYIELRYAFLPYIYTEFQKTAESGLPLVRPLYMEFKDERDLIQVNDQFMLGENILVAPIVREGQAKRLVRLPKGLWFNYWTKEQFVGGDYIIADAPIDTMPIYIKAGTILPVGSSVQNTKETQELTLEVYLDSETATGYVYNDDGKSYQYESGAVSKTKLTATFKNGEVLINATHQGEANLQQKVTTIQVFGEKIDKITRAGI from the coding sequence ATGGATGCTTCCACAAGTTTTGCGATTCTACCATCTAATGTAAAACAAAAAACAGCTTTCGAAAGAAAAGTAAATCAAGTGAAAGCGGCTAGTTGGGCGAATAATTGCCTGACTGGTACGCTTGATATCGGTCAGTTCAGCTGCTATTTTGTTAATGAAAAAATTGCCCGCGTGACGGTGAACCCATTTGGCGATGTGGATTTAACGCCTTCGATTGCGGCGATTCATGATAACGAAAAACAAGCTGCAAAATTCACGGAAACTAATGACTGCTATGAGCTTCATTTCGCGGATAAAGAGATTATCGTTTGTAAAAATCCTTTCCAAATTATTATGAAGCAAGCAGGGAAGCGTATCTTCCAAACAGAAGGCCTGGCAATTAATCGCGACAAAGAACACCAAATTTCTATTCAAAGCGAACCAGGAACCGCGATTTTTGGCTTAGGTGAAAAAACGGGAGCTTTAAACAAAGCTGGCTCCATTATTAGTATGTGGAACACGGATGTATACAGTCCACATAATAAAGATACAGTGGAATTATATCAGTCTATTCCTTTTATGATTGCGGACACTGCAAAAACAACATATGGCTTATTTTATGATAATTCGCACCGTACAGAATTTGATTTTCAAAGTTTTGAAGAAATGTATACCGTCTTAGCAGAAGGCGGGCAAGCGAATCTTTATATTATTTTTGGCGAAGATGTAAAAGAAGTTGTCGCGAATTATACCGATTTAACTGGGAAAACGCCACTTCCGCCTAAATGGTCGTTAGGTTATCATCAGTCGCGATACAGCTACACCTCGGAAGAAGAAGTGGAACGGATTGCGAATACGTTTAAAGAAAAGGAGATTCCACTCGACTGCGTATTCATGGACATACATTATATGGATGATTTCCGCGTGTTCACTTTTAATCCGGATACTTTTCCGAATGGTCCAGAATTAATTGCGCGTCTTCGCGAACAAAATATTGACGTTGTGCCGATTGTTGATCCGGGAATTAAAAAAGATGTCGATTATTCCGTTTACCAAGAGGGCATCAAAAACAATTATTTCTGCACTAAACTAGAAGGGTCGATTTATTATGGTGATGTTTGGCCGGGTGTCAGTGCTTTTCCTGATTTCCTAAGTACGACCGTTCAGCATTGGTGGGGCAGTTTGCACAAGTTTTACACAGATTTAGGTATACGAGGGATTTGGAATGATATGAATGAGCCGTCTGTATTTAATGAAAGTAAAACGATGGATTTAGATGTTGTGCATAATCTAGACGGGAAAAATGTGACCCATAAAGAAGCACATAATTTATACGGATTATATATGAGTAAAGCTACTTTCGAAGGTTTAAAACGACTTGTGCCAAATGAACGTCCATTTTCGCTTACTCGTGCTGGTTATGCGGGTGTTCAGCGTTATTCGGCGGTTTGGACGGGAGATAATCGCAGTCACTGGGAGCATTTAGAAATGTCGCTACCGATGATTATGAATTTAGGATTATCGGGCGTTGCGTTTACCGGTGCCGATGTTGGCGGATTTTCTTCGGATTGTACGAAAGAAATGTTGATTCGCTGGACGCAAGCCGGTGCCTTTTTACCATATTTCAGAAATCACTGTGTCCAAGATAGCATTTACCAAGAGCCATGGGCTTTTGGTGCGGACGCAGAGAAAATTGTGAAGCAATATATTGAATTGCGCTATGCCTTTTTACCGTATATTTATACAGAATTCCAAAAAACGGCAGAGAGTGGTTTGCCGCTCGTTCGGCCACTTTATATGGAATTTAAAGATGAACGCGATTTAATTCAAGTAAACGATCAATTTATGCTTGGTGAAAATATCCTCGTTGCGCCAATCGTTCGCGAAGGCCAAGCGAAGCGCCTAGTTCGTTTACCAAAAGGGCTTTGGTTTAATTATTGGACAAAAGAGCAGTTCGTGGGCGGCGACTATATTATCGCAGACGCGCCGATTGATACCATGCCAATTTACATTAAAGCAGGAACAATTCTGCCAGTTGGTAGCAGCGTTCAAAATACAAAAGAGACGCAAGAATTGACATTAGAAGTTTACTTAGATAGTGAGACAGCAACTGGTTACGTGTATAATGATGATGGGAAAAGTTACCAATATGAAAGTGGCGCAGTATCCAAAACAAAACTCACAGCTACTTTCAAAAATGGCGAAGTACTAATAAATGCTACCCATCAAGGTGAAGCAAACTTGCAGCAAAAAGTAACTACTATACAAGTGTTTGGAGAAAAAATAGACAAAATTACAAGGGCGGGAATTTAA
- a CDS encoding glycoside hydrolase family 13 protein, translating into MKEKDWWKKSVVYQIYPKSFNDSNGDGVGDIQGIIEKLDYLKELGVDVIWLSPVYDSPQDDNGYDIRDYQKIYEEYGDMATFDQLLQGLHDRDMKLVMDLVVNHTSDEHKWFEESRKSKDNPYRDYYFWREENEINNWGSIFSGPAWELDEKTGEYYLHLFSKKQPDLNWENPKLRQDVYNMMKFWLDKGIDGFRMDVINFISKNTDFPDGPVPDGQIYGDAGNDFCNGPRIHEFLQEMNQEVTSKYDVMTVGEMPGASTTDAQIYTNPANNEVDMIFTFEHMNLDSDGDNKWDLKPIYLPDLKENMSEWQVALQENGWNSLYWNNHDQPRIVSRFGNDNRFRVRSAKMLATCLHMMKGTPYIYQGEEIGMTNVHFETLDDYRDIETLNMYKERKEQGHSHESIMQSIYTKGRDNARTPYQWDNSENAGFTTGTPWLKVNPRYTEINNEEALKNPDSIFYYYQNLIKLRKTTEIITTGNYRLLLPKDEAIFAYERYTENEKLVVLCNFTEEEQVISDENILNEIQKGSVLVNNVPNIIEGTLRPYEAIVYQIK; encoded by the coding sequence ATGAAAGAAAAAGATTGGTGGAAAAAAAGCGTAGTGTACCAAATCTATCCAAAGAGTTTTAATGATTCGAATGGTGATGGAGTTGGTGATATTCAAGGAATTATCGAGAAATTAGATTATTTAAAAGAGCTTGGTGTAGACGTTATCTGGTTGTCCCCGGTGTACGATTCGCCGCAAGATGACAATGGTTACGATATTCGCGATTATCAAAAAATTTACGAAGAATATGGTGACATGGCGACTTTTGATCAATTGCTTCAAGGTTTACACGACCGCGATATGAAACTCGTAATGGACCTAGTTGTAAACCATACTTCTGATGAACATAAGTGGTTTGAAGAATCTCGGAAATCCAAAGATAACCCATATCGCGATTACTATTTCTGGCGCGAGGAAAACGAAATCAACAACTGGGGTTCCATTTTCAGCGGTCCGGCATGGGAATTAGACGAAAAAACAGGCGAGTACTATTTACACCTGTTCTCCAAAAAACAACCTGATTTAAACTGGGAAAACCCTAAATTACGCCAAGATGTATATAATATGATGAAATTCTGGCTAGATAAAGGCATTGATGGTTTCCGCATGGACGTAATTAATTTTATTTCCAAAAACACCGATTTCCCAGATGGTCCAGTGCCAGATGGTCAAATTTACGGCGATGCTGGCAATGATTTCTGCAATGGACCACGGATTCATGAGTTCTTGCAAGAAATGAACCAAGAAGTTACTTCCAAATACGATGTGATGACTGTTGGTGAAATGCCTGGTGCTAGTACAACTGACGCGCAGATTTATACGAATCCAGCAAATAACGAAGTCGATATGATTTTTACATTTGAACATATGAACTTAGATTCCGATGGCGACAATAAATGGGATTTGAAACCAATTTACTTACCAGATTTAAAAGAAAACATGTCCGAATGGCAAGTGGCGCTTCAAGAAAATGGCTGGAACAGCTTATACTGGAACAATCATGACCAACCACGAATCGTTTCTCGCTTCGGAAATGACAATCGTTTCCGCGTTCGTTCAGCGAAAATGCTCGCAACTTGTCTGCATATGATGAAAGGAACGCCGTACATTTATCAAGGTGAAGAAATCGGGATGACGAATGTTCATTTTGAAACGCTAGATGATTATCGTGATATCGAAACGCTAAACATGTACAAAGAACGCAAAGAGCAAGGCCACAGTCACGAAAGCATCATGCAGTCGATTTACACAAAAGGTCGCGACAATGCGAGAACCCCTTATCAGTGGGATAATAGCGAGAATGCTGGCTTCACAACCGGAACGCCTTGGCTTAAAGTCAACCCGCGCTATACAGAAATCAACAACGAAGAAGCGCTGAAAAACCCTGATTCCATTTTCTACTACTACCAAAATCTTATTAAGTTACGAAAAACGACTGAAATCATCACAACTGGTAATTATCGCCTGTTATTACCTAAAGACGAAGCGATTTTCGCATATGAACGCTACACAGAAAATGAAAAATTAGTTGTTTTATGTAATTTCACAGAAGAAGAACAAGTTATTTCTGATGAAAACATTTTGAACGAAATCCAAAAAGGTTCCGTGCTTGTAAACAATGTTCCAAATATTATAGAAGGAACTTTACGACCTTACGAAGCAATCGTTTATCAAATCAAGTAA
- a CDS encoding TatD family hydrolase, with the protein MLFDTHVHLNDEAFDDDIEEVIKRAQENDVTRMAVVGFNKETIDRALELAEKYDFISLIVGWHPTDAITFTDEDLERLRDLALTHPKVVALGEMGLDYHWDTSPKETQFEVFRKQIRLAKEVNLPIVIHNREATEDVVRILQEEHAEEVGGIMHCFGETVEVMEACLAMNFYISFGGTVTFKNAKLPKIAAQAIPIDRLLIETDAPYLAPTPNRGKRNEPGYVKLVAEKIAELKEMKYSEIATHSTENAKRLFRIKD; encoded by the coding sequence TTGCTATTTGATACGCATGTACACCTTAATGACGAGGCTTTTGATGATGATATAGAAGAAGTAATAAAACGCGCGCAGGAAAACGATGTGACTCGTATGGCCGTGGTGGGCTTTAATAAAGAAACAATTGACCGGGCGCTTGAATTAGCGGAGAAATATGATTTTATCTCATTAATCGTCGGCTGGCATCCCACAGACGCTATTACCTTTACAGACGAAGATTTAGAACGGCTTCGTGATTTAGCACTGACACACCCAAAAGTAGTTGCTTTAGGCGAAATGGGCTTAGATTATCACTGGGATACTTCGCCAAAAGAAACGCAATTCGAGGTTTTTAGAAAACAAATCCGTTTAGCGAAAGAAGTGAATTTACCGATAGTCATTCACAACCGCGAAGCAACGGAAGATGTTGTTCGTATTTTGCAAGAAGAACACGCCGAAGAAGTAGGCGGAATTATGCATTGTTTTGGTGAAACTGTCGAAGTAATGGAAGCATGCTTAGCGATGAATTTTTACATTTCGTTCGGTGGAACAGTCACTTTTAAAAACGCAAAATTACCGAAAATTGCAGCCCAAGCTATACCAATTGACCGTTTATTAATTGAAACTGACGCACCTTATCTCGCTCCGACCCCAAATCGTGGAAAAAGAAATGAACCTGGATACGTCAAGTTAGTTGCCGAAAAAATTGCAGAACTGAAAGAAATGAAATATAGCGAAATCGCTACGCACTCAACAGAAAACGCGAAAAGACTATTTAGAATCAAAGACTAA
- a CDS encoding resuscitation-promoting factor, with translation MTMENSSNVAQSSKWKLPIMIAGFVIVVALVFYFVFEGTKNDITIVNAGEKIESRTHAKTVSEALDEAGIKVSERDEIAPGKNAEIKDGMEIKYLPARQITINDNGTKKDVWSTKANVADLLKDENITTRPQDVLNVALDTKLKNGLEVNINRAIQLSLQNGAKKDTVWTTKTKVSDLLAEKNIKLDQDDRVSPAKDSNLKEKMTVEVTYVNSKAEKKNEQVKFETVYKEDDSLNKGVEKVVQEGKNGKKVVEYKVTFENGKEKKRDVIKENVTSNKTDKVVVRGTKEKVVATPVSNVSTSSATSSSSSSASSTPSGGKTYKMESTAYSGGGTTAYGINLSANPGLKVIAVDPRIIPLGSKVWVEGYGEAIAGDTGGAIKGNIVDVYFPNESQCYSWGRRMVTVKVLN, from the coding sequence ATGACCATGGAAAACAGCAGTAACGTAGCCCAATCATCAAAATGGAAATTACCAATCATGATTGCAGGATTTGTTATTGTAGTAGCATTGGTTTTTTATTTCGTTTTCGAAGGAACTAAAAACGATATCACTATAGTAAACGCTGGTGAAAAAATTGAATCAAGAACACATGCTAAAACTGTTTCAGAAGCATTAGACGAAGCAGGCATTAAAGTAAGTGAACGTGATGAAATTGCTCCAGGAAAAAATGCAGAAATCAAAGACGGCATGGAAATTAAATATTTGCCAGCTCGTCAAATTACAATAAATGATAATGGTACTAAAAAAGACGTTTGGAGTACAAAAGCAAACGTAGCAGACTTGCTTAAAGATGAAAATATTACAACTCGTCCGCAAGATGTATTAAACGTAGCATTAGATACTAAATTGAAAAATGGCCTTGAAGTGAACATTAATCGTGCCATTCAACTTTCCTTACAAAACGGAGCAAAAAAAGATACAGTATGGACAACAAAAACAAAAGTTAGTGATTTACTAGCTGAGAAAAATATTAAACTTGATCAAGATGACCGTGTGTCACCTGCGAAAGACAGTAACTTAAAGGAAAAAATGACTGTAGAAGTTACATATGTCAATTCAAAAGCAGAAAAGAAAAATGAACAAGTTAAATTCGAAACAGTATACAAAGAAGACGATAGCCTAAACAAAGGCGTTGAAAAAGTCGTTCAAGAAGGTAAAAACGGCAAAAAAGTTGTTGAGTATAAAGTAACATTTGAAAATGGCAAAGAGAAAAAACGCGATGTCATTAAAGAAAATGTTACTTCTAATAAAACTGATAAAGTAGTTGTACGCGGCACGAAAGAAAAAGTGGTTGCAACACCAGTTTCTAACGTATCCACTTCAAGTGCAACGTCTTCATCATCGTCATCAGCATCATCAACTCCATCAGGTGGTAAAACATACAAAATGGAATCTACTGCATATTCAGGTGGCGGTACTACAGCTTATGGTATCAACCTAAGTGCTAACCCTGGACTAAAAGTAATTGCGGTTGATCCACGAATTATTCCACTTGGCTCTAAAGTTTGGGTTGAAGGATACGGAGAAGCAATCGCTGGAGATACTGGCGGCGCTATCAAAGGAAATATCGTTGATGTGTATTTCCCAAATGAAAGTCAGTGCTATTCATGGGGTAGAAGAATGGTGACTGTCAAAGTATTAAACTAA
- the rnmV gene encoding ribonuclease M5 encodes MSGKPVIHEFIVVEGRDDTTAINRSVIADTIETNGSALSQETIEKIRHAQELRGVIIFTDPDFPGEKIRKQIDSAVPGCKHAFINRQDALPKAGRGLGVEHASSANIREALENFHTSGAPTEKQFISKDILIHLGLLGGVGAKERREKIGNILKIGYTNGKQLQTRLESFAISEEQLVAACQKIMQEEENE; translated from the coding sequence ATGAGCGGGAAGCCTGTAATACATGAATTTATAGTCGTAGAAGGACGGGACGATACAACGGCAATTAATCGTTCAGTTATTGCCGATACCATTGAGACTAATGGATCTGCCCTTTCACAAGAAACAATAGAAAAAATTAGACATGCGCAAGAACTTCGCGGCGTTATTATTTTTACAGATCCAGATTTTCCAGGTGAAAAAATCCGAAAACAAATTGACTCAGCGGTACCAGGCTGTAAACACGCTTTTATCAATCGCCAAGATGCTTTACCAAAAGCTGGTCGCGGCCTTGGAGTGGAACATGCCAGTAGCGCTAATATTCGTGAAGCATTAGAAAACTTCCATACGAGTGGGGCGCCCACTGAAAAACAATTTATTTCCAAAGATATTCTTATTCATCTCGGTCTTCTTGGAGGAGTGGGAGCGAAAGAACGCCGAGAAAAAATCGGAAATATACTAAAAATTGGTTATACAAACGGAAAACAACTACAAACCAGACTAGAATCATTTGCAATCAGTGAAGAACAGTTAGTAGCCGCGTGCCAAAAGATTATGCAGGAGGAAGAAAATGAGTAA
- the rsmA gene encoding 16S rRNA (adenine(1518)-N(6)/adenine(1519)-N(6))-dimethyltransferase RsmA gives MSKDIATPGRTTEILKKYGFLFKKSLGQNFLIDSNILTRITDTAEITKETNVIEIGPGIGALTEQLAKTANEVVAFEIDQRLLPILDDTLSAYNNVKVVHGDVLKADVEEVIAEQFAKPELPLKIVANLPYYVTTPIILKLLHDNIPADSMTFMLQKEVADRISAVPSTKSYGSLTIAIQFYMEAELAFIVPKTVFMPQPNVDSAVIHLKRRKEPLAEVNDEEFFFEVTRASFAQRRKTLWNNLASKFPALKPRKDELVEGLNAIGIDLIRRGETLDIPEFAKLSNFLGDFLKEK, from the coding sequence ATGAGTAAAGATATTGCAACTCCCGGAAGAACGACAGAAATCCTAAAGAAGTATGGTTTCTTATTTAAAAAAAGTCTTGGTCAAAACTTTTTAATCGACAGTAATATTTTGACGCGGATTACAGATACAGCCGAAATAACAAAAGAAACAAACGTCATCGAAATCGGACCGGGTATCGGCGCGCTAACAGAACAATTAGCCAAAACAGCGAATGAAGTCGTTGCTTTTGAAATTGATCAACGTTTACTGCCAATTCTTGATGATACGCTGAGTGCTTACAATAATGTCAAAGTAGTCCACGGAGACGTGCTAAAAGCAGATGTAGAAGAAGTCATCGCAGAGCAATTCGCGAAGCCAGAACTACCACTAAAAATCGTAGCCAATCTTCCGTATTACGTAACCACACCAATTATTTTAAAACTTCTACACGATAATATCCCGGCAGATTCGATGACATTTATGCTTCAAAAAGAAGTTGCGGACCGGATAAGTGCAGTTCCAAGTACGAAAAGCTACGGAAGCCTAACAATCGCTATCCAATTTTACATGGAAGCAGAACTAGCCTTTATCGTGCCAAAAACCGTCTTTATGCCACAACCAAATGTTGATTCCGCAGTAATTCATCTGAAGCGTCGCAAAGAACCATTAGCTGAAGTGAACGACGAAGAATTTTTCTTTGAAGTAACAAGAGCTTCGTTTGCTCAAAGAAGAAAAACGCTTTGGAATAACTTAGCTTCAAAATTTCCAGCTTTAAAACCGCGCAAAGACGAGTTGGTAGAAGGTTTAAATGCCATTGGTATAGACTTAATCCGTCGTGGAGAAACGTTGGATATTCCGGAATTTGCTAAATTAAGCAACTTTTTAGGTGATTTTTTAAAGGAAAAATAA